A stretch of DNA from Thiomicrospira sp. XS5:
AGAACATCACCAAGGTTTTCGCATTGGAAAAATCCCAGATACCGTCATCGACTTTGGCGCCAAACCGGCTGGTCAACAAATCTTCCACAACGAAGGGTTGATAAGAAGAAGATTCCGGATACAACTGCGTCCACGGGATATTAATGGCACTTGGAATCGAACCTTTTCGAACCCAGTCCGGGGTACGTGAATCAATAATCATAATGCTTTTATCGCCATCGGAGCGGGCTTTCAAGAACTTCAACATCTCTATTTCACCAATCGTATGCACGCCGGGCAACAATTGCATCGGTTGCACACAAAACGGCGGACAAGCCCGAGACGTTAACGCATAATCCTCATCAATCGTATTTTTGACGTTCTGGTTACGTTTGATGACATACTTTTTGCCATTGTCCATCACCGTGATGGAGGCCAAATCTTTGGTGATGTTCACCTTCTGTTCGGCCGCATACACCAACGAAGTCCCGAACAGCGGCCCCAAAGGCCCGTTCAGCATCAGCACCAACACAAAGCTCAAAAATGATTTAATCGCCATGACACACCTCCTTTCGAAAAAAATCGAAAACCGACTAGCGGGTTACGACCTCAACGATAGCAATCCATCGACCGACTGTCAAAAAAACCTAGTCACTAGAAAGGTTATTCCACAATCTTTTCACAAAGAATCGCCAGGCCTGGGCATTTTGCGGATTTCATACAACCTGCCACAATCCACCTTAAATGGATTCGCTGTTTTTTCAAAAAAATTCCGCTATAATTAAGCGCCCATTTTGAGACGGCCGAATTACCCCAAAGCGAAAAAAGCGGGTAAAGACAATGCATAACAATCTCGTACTCAACGGAACCAGAACAAAAGGAACAACTCCATGAACTTCGAACAAGCGCGCTTTAACATGGTCGAACAACAAATCCGCCCTTGGGATGTGCTCGACCCGAAAATACTGGATTTGTTCATGTCAACACCGCGTCACGAGTTCGTGGCCGAGTCGCAACAAGCGCTGGCTTATAGTGACATCGAATTGCCGATTGGCGAAGACCAATCCATGTTGCCACCACGCGTCGAAGCCCGTTTGCTACAAGCGCTTGACCCGGCCGAAGACGAAACCGTACTGGAAATTGGAACCGGTTCCGGCTACACCACAGCCCTGCTGGCTAAAGCGGCAAAAAGCGTCACCACCGTAGAGCTCTTCCCAAGCTTACAAGAAACGGCTCAGCAACGTTTGACCGAATTCGACAACATTACCTTCAAACAAGGCGACGCCAGCCAAGGTTGGGATGATGGTCAAACCTACGACGTCATCTTCCTGACCGGCGCCTTGGCCGAGCTACCAGACAGCTACAAGCAGCAACTGAACTTGGGCGGCCGACTGGTTGCCATCCAGGGTGAAAAACCGACCATGACTGCAGAAGTCTTGACCCGCATCAGCGACACCGAATGGGAAACGGAAGTCTTGTTTGAAACCGTCTTGCCTTACCTGGTCAATGCCGAACCGAAATCACATTTTTCCCTTTAATCAAACACGTTTAACCAAGCCACTTTTTACTGCAAATCCTGGTCGGTGCGGACACGCAAAAAGACCGGGAACCGAGGTTTCCCTTTCTGAGTCAAACCATAATACTTAAACGTCACCCAGGTATTGAGCGTTGGCGGATTTTTACGCTCCGCAGCACTTAAGCCCGAACCCAGTTTAATCCGCTGTCCTTGCCAATCACATACCAAAGAACCGACCAAACCGTCAAAACGGCCTTTGCCTGGCGTATAGCCAACCACTCGACACTCATCATCCCAATAGGTTTTCACTTTCAAGGCCATTTGCGTTCGGCCAGTCACATAGGGTTGTGAAGCCTGTCGTAAAATTAGCCCTTCGGCGCCCTTTTCAACCAGCCGGTCAAGCGTTTCTTGAACCTGATCCGTAGTTTCAACCGGTATTTGCGGAATCAACTTCACCTGCGGTAAAGCATACTTCCTCAGATAGGCTTCCAATACCGCAAGCCGCTCCAACAAACCACCCGGCTGATTCGGTGCTTCAAATACTTGATAAGTGATTTTCCTCCATCGGCTATCCGGTTCCTGCTGACGCACAATGGAAACGATGTTTTCAAAATCTTGGCGCTTGGTCCAAAGCTCACCGTCCAATTCAAACTTCGGAAAGCCTTTCAAAAACCAAGCTGGGGCATGAATCACCTGACCACCACGCGACAATAACTGCTGACCGTTCCAGTAAGCTCGAACCCCATCCAGCTTTTCACTCATCAACCAACCTCGAACGTCGACTTTACCCGTCTCATACACCTTAGGTAAAAAAAGGTCAGGACGGCCTTCGGAATTGGCCGTTGTAAAAACCAGCAAACCGCTGCACAAACAAAAAAGGAGGCCAAGCCTCCTGATTATTGGATTCATTTGCTGTCTCGATTATTTCTTATCCGACAACAAAATATCGCTCTTGTTCTTCTCAAGCGTCTTGACGCCAATGCCTTTGACATTCGCCAGCTCATCAACGGACTTAAATCCGCCGTGCGCTTTACGGTATTCAACAATCGCTTGCGCTTTTACTTCACCCACACCACTCAAAGCATCGGCAATTTCACTCGCCGAAGCGCTGTTGACATTCACCGGTGCCGCCATAACGTAGGAAGCAAAAAACAAACTGAAAACAAGTGCAACTAATCTAATCATCGTTATCATCCTTTAACGTTTAATATTAAAAATTACGCACTAAAGCGTAACAAAGATCATAACGCAAAAACATCAGAAACACAAAACCCCGCAATGCGGGGCTTTGCAAACTTAAAAAACGTCAATCAATCAGTCAGACAACCTCGTTAGTTTGACTTCATAAATCGCCGTCGTACCACTGACTTCGTTGCCAACAATCAAGTACGGCTTTCCTGACCCGCTATCCGACGCTGAAACAAACTTAAAACCTTCTGGCCCTAAATCGCCCGCATCCACACTGTATGTCGAACCGGAATTATCGTCCGGATCAATGGAAAGATCCCGATCATTGATATATTGAACATATTGTGGCGCGTAAGGGTTGGAGACGTCATAAACCATAATGCCCCCCATTCGCTCCAAACCGATGAATGCATAGGTATGACCATTAACCTGCCCTACCGTAATCGCCTCCGGCTCCGGACCTTTATTATCGGAACGATCATCCCCGGAATTTTCGGCATTATCGTTATTGAAATCATCGCCATAACGTAAAGCTGTCAAACGTTCAAAATCGCTACCGGAGTCAAACACCTGCTCGCCGGTTTCGGCATCCCAAATCGTAAAGGATCTGGCGCCATAAGCGTATAGTTTCTCGAAATCCGTGCCACCGTTTTGAACAACACTGGTATGGTAAGAGAATTTCAAACGTCGTAACTCATCGTCATCGCCAAACCCGCCGTTATCCGAAGACGTCATATTCGAATCCAGGGTGACGTTATCGGAATCGTAATAATCCTTAGCCGAAAACGCATCAACACAGTTATCCGAGCTGTCGAAATAATAACCCGCCGCTTCGCAAGCCGCCTGATCCGTTACGTTTTCCAACCAATCCTGGCGATCATCACCTTCGTTGGCGGTCAATAAATAGGTTTTGCCATTGTAAGTCATGGACGTAATGGAATCCGGCATATACATTCCCATCACCGGCCAGTTCTGAATATGAACACCGTCCTTCTGACTGGCATCCAGCTCATTGCCGGGAATCGAATGATCCTTAAATCCTAAGCCGATAATTTTATCAACCGAGCTATCATTTAAATTAATCACCGCAACCGCGTTGGATTCCTGCAAGGTCACATACGCCTTCGAATTATCAGCCGCCACCGAAATGTACTCCGGCTCAAAACTCTGGGCCACCGTCGCTTTATTGTCCGAAGTTGTCGCGCTGAAACCATCCAATACCATTTTATCGGTCGGCAATTCACCATTTCGAGAGCCACCGACATTGAAATCGGTAAAACCAATATTGATCACGGAATAGTCACTCATGGAAACCACACTGACCGAACCGTCAGGGTCCACGGAATAATCACTGTTCGGTTCGCCTTCATTGGCCACCAGCACCTTCGAACCATCCGGTGCAAACGTCACCATATCCGGCAAAGCCCCCACTTGGACGGCACGGGCATAAGACAAGTCAGATGTATTTAAAAAAATGACCCACCCATTATCGGTTTTGGTATTCGCTTCGACGGCCACGGCCGCATAGTCTCCGTAAACCGAAATACTGTTAGCGGCTCCCACTTCGGAAGTAGCTGACACAATCGCGTTATCAACCAACATCTGGGCCAGATCCAAACTGCCATATAAAGCCGGTTGCGCCGACGTCAAATCCGAAAATACGTCCACTCGGCCACTGTCGGCATTAACCACAAAAATACGGTTGTGCTGCTTATCATAATCGACAATCTCCGCCGCACTGACATCAAAGCCCTGAGAAGCCGTACGTCCAACACGCTCCAGCCCAACCACTTGGCTGGATGCATCTTTTCCATCCACTCCATCGGACCCGTCATGTCCATCGCCCCCGCAACCAGTCAAAAATAGAGACACCCCAAGTAAACCATAAACTGGAAAAAGTCGATATTTCATCCTATACAACCCTATTCATAAGTAAAAATAAGGGTTGATTTTATCGACTGAAAATAACAGAAGTGTGACAGGTTATTGACGTGGAAATGAAACCCACAACAAAAAAGGCATCACTGAGCGAGATATTGACGCCACCATCTTGGATGCATACTAAATTTAATCACTAACTGGCTTGGTAGCCAACGATAACGACGACCCAAATGGTAGCCAAGAAACTTTAAACCATTCCGTAAAAAAAACTCAAAAAATTGAGCATAACGTTTTTCTTTAAACAATAAACGCCATTCCGATTTTACATACTTCCACCCTTCACTCCCCACTTGGGTAAAATCCGCCAAACTACCTGACTCCATGCGGTGAAAGGCTCCGACATCGAAATACCGTCTAAACTCCTGTAAAACCGAATAATTATGAGAATGAAAAACACAAGCTTCAGACACATAAGCTAATGAATACCCTGCCTTCAGCAGCTTCACGCCCGCATAAAGATCCTCACTAATCAATAGGCCATCTGGAAACCAGCCAACATCATCCATAGCCGAACGACGGTAAGCGCAAAAGGCATTCGATAAAAAAGCCGCTTTAATCCCCTGCTCTTTAACATCTGACAACGAATATATATGACTTTTTCCTGGGTAATTAAACCCTCTTAAGTGCCTGGCAAAAAAGTGTGCATCTTCATGCGGAAGCTGTCGCCCGTATGCAGCTCCTACAGCCGGGTTCTCAAACGCCAAAGTCAACCTATAAAGGTCATCCTTAGACACAGGGAGCGCATCCTGGGTTAAAAAAACAACAACATCGGAATCACAAGTTTGTGCCGCCAACGTACGAGAACCACCATGATCAAAATCATCGGGCGAGATAACATGTACCTGATCGAATCCAATATCTTCGAGTTGTTGTTCCGTTCCATCTGTTGATGAAGAATCCCAAAACACACAGGTAATATTCTTGTCGGCTTTCAATGCACCAAGGAATGCCATATAACGTGGTGTTAAAAAGTCAATCGCATTGTAAAAAGGAATCACAACACAAATGGCCATACCGGAAATCACACTGTACGTCTTTGGTAAGAATGATTTTTTACCGACGTCCACCAAGTTTCATTTTCCAGATACCACATCACCGTTTTACGCAAACCCGACTCAAAGGTCTCCTTGGGTTTCCAGTCCAACTCCTTTTCAATTTTGGAAGCATCGATGGCATAACGGCGATCATGACCCGGCCGATCTGAAACAAAGGTAATCTGTTCCGAATAAGCGCGTTCTTTTGGCCGAACATCATCCAGAATCGAGCAAATGGTTTTGACCACCTCAATATTTTGTTTTTCGTTATGACCACCGATATTATAAGTTTCGCCCACGCGCCCCTCAGTCGCCACCAACACTAACGCTCTTGCATGATCTTCCACATACAACCAATCACGAATTTGATCGCCTTTCCCATAAACAGGCAAAGGCTTGGCATCCAGTGCATTTAAGATCACCAACGGGATCAACTTTTCTGGAAAATGATACGGCCCGTAATTATTTGAGCAATTGGTCACAAGCGTTGGCAAACCATAGGTTCTTTGCCAGGCACGTACAAGGTGATCACTGCTGGCCTTGGAAGCTGAATAAGGTGAACTCGGCGCATAAGCCGTACACTCGGTAAACAAAGGCAAACTCGCACTTTCAACATCATTCAACTCATCTGGGTGAGGCAAATCACCATAAACCTCATCTGTTGAAATATGATGAAACCGGAAGTTCGCTTTTTTATCCCCTTCAAGCTCAGACCAATAGGTTCTAGCCTGTTCCAAAAGTGTATAAGTTCCCACAATATTCGTCTGAATAAAATCGCCCGGTCCATCAATTGACCTATCCACATGAGATTCTGCCGCCAAATGCATGACCAAATCCGGCTGATACTCTGAAAAGACGCGCTTTACCGACTCGACGTCACAAATATCGACTTGTTCAAAAAAATAACGCGAATCACCACTGACCGATGACAAAGAATCCAAGTTTCCGGCATAAGTTAATTTATCTAAATTAACAACAACATGAGCAGTCTCTTGAATCAAATACCTTATGACAGCCGAACCAATAAAGCCCGCACCACCCGTTACCAAAATTGTTTTTGCAATCATAATATCTACTATTTTTAAACCGTTTTCTGCAACTGCCCCATACACTTTTCTAACGATTTTCGCCAATGTGGAATCGACAAATCAAAGGACACTTTTATTTTTCGTTTGTTTAATACACTGAAAAAGGGCCGTTTAGCCACTGTCGGAAATTCCGAACTTTCGATTGGGACAACATGATTCTCTAGGCCAGTCAACTCAAAAATGGCGCATGCAAAATCATACCAGCTCGCAACCCCCTCGTTGCTAAAATGATAAACCGTCATTTCAGGCTTCATCGAATGCTTTTCATAATGTGAAATCAACGTGATAATCGCATTCGCTAAATCCACCGCATAAGTCGGCGAACCAATTTGATCGCCAACAACTTTCAACGTATCCTGCTGCTCAGACAAGCGCAACATCGTCTTGACAAAATTATTTCCAAATTGCGAAAACACCCAACTGGTTCGAATAATACAGCCTAACGGCTTCACCAGCCGAATCGCTTGCTCTCCCTTCAGCTTTGTCTCACCATACACGCCCAACGGATTGGTTGCATCACTTTCAACGTAAGGACGACATTGTGTTCCATCGAATACATAATCCGTACTGATATGAATCAAAACCGTATCCGTTTTTTTCGCTATTTGAGCAATTTGTTTCACCGCACGATGATTAATGGCTTCCGCCAAATCACTCGCCTCTTCAGCTTTATCAACCGCCGTAAAGGCCGCACAATTAATAATATAATCAAACTGGCGATTCTGAAAAAAAGCCTGTATCTGCTTTGGCTGCGTTAAATCCATATCCGAACGGCCAACAAATTCAAAAACCGGCTCCAATACGTTTTGTGTACACAACTTTAAAGATTGACCCAGCTGACCGTCACGCCCAATGACCAAAACCTTCTTAGCCATAATAATTAACACCGTATTCAAAGTGGCAAGGCAAATCCGCCAGGCCTGGTTGGTTTTTATCCTTCTCTGACAAGGACACCGAATCACTCGCAATTTGCCACTCAATTCCAAGACTCGGTTCATCATAAGCCAAACCAAAGTCATGATCCGGCGCATAATAATTATCCACTTTATAAGCAAAAATTGCCGTTGGGCTAAGCACAACAAAACCATGTGCAAACCCTCTTGGCACAAATAATTGATGCTTATTTTCCGAGCTGAGCACCGCCGTTACAGCTTGACCAAATGTTGGACTTCCATACCGAATATCCACGGCCACATCCAGCACTTTCCCCTCAACCACACGAACCAACTTACTCTGAGCAAATGGCGGACTTTGATAATGCAGTCCTCGCAACACACCATATGAAGACTTCGACTCATTATCCTGAACAAAATTCACTTGATACCCCAGCGCTTTTTCTAACGCATCCTGGCGGAAGGTTTCAACAAAATACCCTCGCTCATCCCCAAACACTTTCGGCTTCAGCAACAAGACCTCTGGAACCGCCTGTTTTATAAATTCCATCTACACTCGCTTCTCTTCAGCACATTGTTGTAAATAAAGCCCATACTGATTTTTCATTAACGGTTGAGCCAAGGCCAGCAACTGTGCTTTGGAGATATAACCCATTTCAAATGCAATTTCTTCCAAGCAAGCCACCTTCAATCCCTGACGCTTTTCAATCGTTTCGATAAAAGCCGATGCTTCTAACAAACTTTCATGCGTTCCCGTATCCAACCAAGCAAACCCTCGTCCCATCAGTTCAACCTTCAAACGATTTTCTGACAAATACATTTGATTAACGGACGTAATTTCAAGTTCACCGCGTTTTGAAGGCGTCACCTGTTTTGCTTTTTCAATGACATCATTCGGATAAAAATACAACCCCGTCACAGCATAATTTGAAAGTGGCTTGCTCGGTTTTTCTTCCAAGCTCATCACATTCCCTTCATCATCAAACTCCGCCACACCATAGCGTTCCGGGTCCTGAACATGATAACCAAACACCGTCGCTTTAGACTCCTGTTTCGCATTATCTACTGCACTCGCCATCATCCTTGTTAAATCATGACCATAATAAATATTATCCCCCAAAATCAAACAGACATCCGAATCGCCAATGAAAGACTCACCCAGAACAAAAGCCTGCGCCAAACCATCCGGAGACGGCTGTACGGAGTATTCGAAATGCATCCCCAGCTCACTTCCATCGCCTAAAAGGCTCTGAAAACTCCCCTGATCCTCCGGGGTCGTGATAATCAATACTTCCCGAATACCGGATAACATCAAAACCGACAAAGGGTAATAAATCATCGGCTTATCATAAATTGGCACCAGCTGCTTGGATACCCCTTTCGTTATCGGATATAAACGCGTCCCCGAACCACCCGCTAAAATAATTCCTTTCATTCTGTATCCTTAATCAATCTTCATTAAAGGCGCGTACAACCATATCTCTTATTGGCTTAATTAAATAACCAAAGAAGGTTCTTTCACCCGTCTGAATAATCGCCTCTGCCGGCATACCCGGTAGCATGAACAAACCGTCTTTTTCCATTTGTTCAACACCTTTTTCCGTAATCAATATTTTCGCTTCAAAATAACGAGTACCATTTTTTTCATCTTCAAAACTATCGGGGGACAACTGAATCACTTTCCCTTCAATCACATGCGTCATCTGAGTATTAAAAGCCGAAAACCGAACATCCGCAATTAAACCAATGCGAACTCGATCAATATCTGAAGTAGAGACTCGAACTTCCACCGCATAGTTTTTCGTGTCCGGAACAACCTCCATTAAGGGTTCACCCGCGCGGACAACACCACCAATCGTATGAACCTCTAAACCTTTCACTCGCCCATCCGTTGGAGAAGTAATGTCGATACGCTCCAGACGATCTTTCAAAGTTGTTTTGCGAGACATCATATCCAGCTTTTCGGTCTGAACATCTCGTAGCTGAGACGCCGCATCCTGCAAAAACTTCTGTTTTCGCAACACCAATTCCGCCTCCGTTTCACCAATCTGAACCTTCAAGCGAGCCATATCCGATTCATTCGATGCCTTTTCGCCTTCCAACTCTGAAAGGTCTCGCTTCATTTGTTCCAAACGCACTTTGTCCGTAAACTGCTCCTTATATAGGGCTTCCCAGTCTTTCAACTCCAAACGATACGATCGAATACGATCATCCAAGCTCTTTACTACACTTCCCAACCCCCCGATTTGCTCTTTAAGCGCACTGATTTTCTTTCGATAAATCGCCAACTCCTGATTAAGCGAATCCGTATTCGCTTTAAACAAATCCCGCTGCCCCGCCATCAGCTCGGCCACATCAGGGTTATTTTTTTGCGCCAACAAGGCTTCAGGAAATGCAATTTTATCAGCCATTTTCCTTTCCGCTTTCAAACGAGCTTCCATCCCCAAAGCCTCGTTCAAACGAGCTTGAACCGATGCCAGTTCCGCCGACGCCTGGGTCGGCGACAAACGCAACAGCACCTCTCCTTTTGTGACATGCTGTCCCTCTTTGACATTAATTTCCGAAACAATTCCGCCTTCGTAATGTGCGATTGTCAGATTATTAGTTTCCACCGTTACCTGACCCGGCGCAACGGCCGCACTGCTTAATGGTGCCAAGGCCGACCAAACCCCCATTCCACCGAAAACCACCAACAAAACAATTAACCCCAAGCGTCTGTAAGGCGCATCGGAGGTCGGTATTTCAGGTAAATCATCTTTTTTTTGAACCGCCATAGAATCAAAATCCGAGGGTGCACGCTTTTTCTCTAGCACATCCCCTTCCAGCGGCTTTGCAACTTCTGCTTTTTGCGTTTCTTCTTTCATAGATTTTTCCGACATAATTGCTTCCTAAGACTTAGACTGATTCGTTAACGAAATTTGGCCATTTTGCAGCGCCAGCAAAATCTCATCACGTTCTCCAAAGCCTTTCATTTCGCCCTGTGCCATTAACAACACTTTATCTGCTTGTTTTAGAATCTGTTTACGGTGCGATATCAACACCACTGTCACATTATTCTCTTTCAATTGAACCAATGCCTCAGAAAGCGCTTTCTCACCATGCTCATCCAAGTTTGAATTCGGTTCATCCAGAATCACTAAACGCGGTTCGCCATACAAAGCTCGAGCCAAACCAATACGCTGTCGTTGCCCGCCAGACAACCCTGAACTTCCACTGGCCAAAACCGTATCGTATCCCTGGGGTAAGCGCAAAATCATCTCATGCACACCCGCCATTTTCGCTGCTCGCACCACACGATCAGGGTCCAAAGCCCCGAAACGACAGATATTTTCCGAGATCGTACCCGAAAACAGTTCAATATCTTGAGGTAAATAGCCAACAAAGCGACCGAGATGATCTTTGTCCCAGGCATGGACGTCCGCCCCATCCAACCGAACCTTTCCCGCCATTAATGGCCAAACACCCAACATCGCACGAACCAAAGAAGACTTACCAGCCGCACTCGGGCCGACAACCGCCATGACCTCACCTTTATTTAGTGCAAAACTCACGCCTTTAACAGACGGTGTTTGAGCGCCAGGAGGCACCACCATCACCGCTTCACAGCTCAACTGACCTTCAGGATCCGGCAAAGCCATCGTATTGGGTTGAGGCGGATAAGCGGCAAACAAATCAAATAATCGCTTATAAGCCGAACGTGCCGATCCAAAACCTTTCCAAGAACCAATCAACAAATCCAACGGCGCCAAAGCACGCCCTAGGATAATCGAACCGGCAATCATCATACCCGGTGTAATTTCATCATTAATCGCCAACCAAGCGCCAAGCCCTAAAATGAGCGACTGAAACATTAATCGCAAATTTTTCGACATATTCGTCAAAACACTGGCTCGATCACTCGCATCACTTTGCTTCTTCAAAAAACTTAAATGGCGTTCCAACCAACGCTCCCGCAAGCTAGACTCCATCCCCATTGCCGACACAACTTCCGCGTTTTTCAAGCACGACGCCGCGTAATTACTGGAAGCCAAGCTCTCACTTCCGGACTCCTCCAACAGCTTCTTAGTCGATCGTTCATTTGCCACCGCCAGCAAAAACAGGATAATCGCCGCCACTATCCCGAAAATTCCGAAATAAGGGTCAAACATAAACAATATCGCAATGTAAATAGGCAACCAAGGGGCATCAAAAAACGCAAAAGGACCATTACCCGACATATATTGACGTAAGTTATTCATATCATTAATCGGTTGCGCCGAATCATTCCCCGGCTCTTTAACCGTTCGATCAAACATAGATGCAAATAGATTCACA
This window harbors:
- a CDS encoding type I secretion system permease/ATPase translates to MSKQNKEKTEIQKALLSVKHSFISIGVFSFFINILMLVPALYMLQVYDRVVTSRSEETLVMLTLIVVWLFMTMGVLEFIRSRILIRVGNRLDQYMNVNLFASMFDRTVKEPGNDSAQPINDMNNLRQYMSGNGPFAFFDAPWLPIYIAILFMFDPYFGIFGIVAAIILFLLAVANERSTKKLLEESGSESLASSNYAASCLKNAEVVSAMGMESSLRERWLERHLSFLKKQSDASDRASVLTNMSKNLRLMFQSLILGLGAWLAINDEITPGMMIAGSIILGRALAPLDLLIGSWKGFGSARSAYKRLFDLFAAYPPQPNTMALPDPEGQLSCEAVMVVPPGAQTPSVKGVSFALNKGEVMAVVGPSAAGKSSLVRAMLGVWPLMAGKVRLDGADVHAWDKDHLGRFVGYLPQDIELFSGTISENICRFGALDPDRVVRAAKMAGVHEMILRLPQGYDTVLASGSSGLSGGQRQRIGLARALYGEPRLVILDEPNSNLDEHGEKALSEALVQLKENNVTVVLISHRKQILKQADKVLLMAQGEMKGFGERDEILLALQNGQISLTNQSKS